A region from the Variovorax sp. V93 genome encodes:
- the rpsA gene encoding 30S ribosomal protein S1, translated as MSESFADLFEESLKRSEMRTGEVITAEVVRVEHNHVVVNAGLKSEAYVPIEEFKNDKGELEVQAGDFVSVAIGSVENGYGDTILSRDTAKRLASWLALEKALESGDFVTGTTSGKVKGGLTVLVNGIRAFLPGSLIDTRPIKDLTPYENKTLEFKVIKLDRKRNNVVLSRRAVVEASMGEERAKLMETLKEGAVVRGVVKNITEYGAFVDLGGIDGLLHITDMAWRRVRHPSEVVQAGQEITAKILKFDTEKNRVSLGLKQMGDDPWMGVSRRYPQSTRLFGKVTNIADYGAFVELEPGIEGLVHVSEMDWTNKNIAPNKIVSLGDEVEVMVLEIDEDKRRISLGMKQCKANPWQEFAQNTKRGDRVKGPIKSITDFGVFVGLAAGIDGLVHLSDLSWNEAGETAVRNYKKGQEVEAIVLAVDVDRERISLGIKQLDSDPFTTFTTVNDKGQIVTGKVKTVDARGAEIDLGEDIIGYLRASEISRDRVEDARNVLKEGDEVTAIVVNVDRKTRNIQLSIKQKDMVDEQGAMASLSQQSARENAGTTSLGALLRAKLDNNDSK; from the coding sequence ATGTCTGAATCTTTTGCCGACCTATTCGAAGAGTCCCTGAAGCGTTCCGAAATGCGCACCGGCGAGGTCATCACGGCCGAAGTCGTGCGCGTCGAACACAACCACGTGGTGGTCAACGCCGGCCTCAAGTCCGAAGCGTATGTGCCGATCGAGGAGTTCAAGAACGACAAGGGCGAACTCGAAGTCCAGGCCGGCGATTTCGTTTCCGTTGCCATCGGCAGCGTTGAAAACGGCTACGGCGACACCATCCTCTCGCGCGACACCGCCAAGCGCCTCGCTTCGTGGCTCGCCCTGGAGAAGGCCCTGGAATCGGGCGACTTCGTCACCGGCACCACCAGCGGCAAGGTCAAGGGCGGCCTCACGGTGCTCGTCAACGGCATCCGCGCCTTCCTGCCGGGCTCGCTGATCGACACGCGTCCGATCAAGGACCTGACCCCGTACGAGAACAAGACCCTCGAATTCAAGGTCATCAAGCTCGACCGCAAGCGCAACAACGTCGTGCTGTCGCGCCGTGCCGTGGTCGAAGCCAGCATGGGCGAAGAGCGCGCCAAGCTGATGGAAACCCTGAAGGAAGGCGCAGTCGTGCGCGGCGTGGTCAAGAACATCACCGAATACGGTGCGTTCGTGGACCTCGGCGGCATCGACGGCCTGCTGCACATCACCGACATGGCATGGCGCCGTGTCCGCCACCCGAGCGAAGTCGTTCAGGCCGGCCAGGAAATCACCGCCAAGATCCTCAAGTTCGACACCGAGAAGAACCGTGTCTCGCTGGGTCTCAAGCAAATGGGCGACGACCCGTGGATGGGCGTTTCGCGCCGCTACCCGCAATCGACCCGCCTGTTCGGCAAGGTCACGAACATTGCCGACTACGGCGCGTTCGTCGAACTCGAACCCGGCATCGAAGGCCTGGTGCACGTCTCCGAAATGGACTGGACCAACAAGAACATCGCTCCGAACAAGATCGTCTCGCTGGGCGACGAAGTCGAAGTCATGGTCCTCGAGATCGACGAAGACAAGCGCCGCATCAGCCTGGGCATGAAGCAGTGCAAGGCCAACCCGTGGCAAGAGTTCGCGCAGAACACCAAGCGTGGCGACCGCGTCAAGGGCCCGATCAAGTCGATCACCGACTTCGGCGTGTTCGTGGGTCTGGCTGCCGGCATCGACGGCCTGGTGCACCTCTCGGACCTCTCGTGGAACGAAGCCGGCGAAACCGCCGTTCGCAACTACAAGAAGGGCCAGGAAGTCGAAGCGATCGTGCTGGCCGTCGACGTCGACCGCGAGCGCATCTCGCTGGGCATCAAGCAGCTCGACAGCGACCCGTTCACCACCTTCACCACGGTGAACGACAAGGGCCAGATCGTGACCGGCAAGGTCAAGACCGTGGACGCCCGCGGCGCTGAAATCGACCTCGGCGAAGACATCATCGGCTACCTGCGTGCTTCGGAAATCTCGCGCGACCGCGTCGAAGATGCCCGCAACGTGCTCAAGGAAGGCGACGAAGTCACCGCCATCGTCGTGAACGTGGATCGCAAGACCCGCAACATCCAGCTGTCGATCAAGCAGAAGGACATGGTCGACGAGCAAGGCGCCATGGCCAGCCTGAGCCAGCAGTCGGCACGCGAAAACGCCGGCACGACGAGCCTGGGCGCCCTGCTGCGCGCCAAGCTCGACAACAACGACAGCAAGTAA
- a CDS encoding bifunctional 3-phosphoshikimate 1-carboxyvinyltransferase/cytidylate kinase has translation MFSTAFLDIPALAGASGTVRLPGSKSISNRVLLLAALASGTTTVHDLLDSDDTRVMLDALRALGCGIDAAGSTLRITGIGGQLKSGGPLLPLFLGNAGTAMRPLTAALSLLGGDFELSGVPRMHERPIGDLVDALTQLGCRIDYLGNPGYPPLRIRPVDHGALVLDAPIRVRGDVSSQFLTALLLALPLAARKDIVIEVVGELISKPYIEITLNLLARFGIAVRREGWERFTIPAGSRYSSPGDIHVEADASSASYFIALGAIATGASGQASIRIEGVGADSIQGDIRFIEAARQMGAQVDSGPNWLDVRRGAWPLKAIDLDANHIPDAAMTLAVMALYADGPSTLRNIASWRVKETDRIDAMANELRKLGATVESGPDFIRVHPLERSGWQAASIRTYDDHRVAMCFSLAAFNPAGLPVRILEPHCVAKTFPDYFETLFSVAEAPEVPVICIDGPTASGKGTLAAEVARLLGYHYLDSGSLYRVTGLAMRRAGLGAEPQHETQIAALAAALPLHFTEGKVLLAGEDVSDEIRTEAAGMDASRVSTLPAVREALLALQQRFRQLPGLVADGRDMGTVIFPDAALKVFLTASAAQRAERRHKQLISKGISTTLDSLRSDLEARDARDSSRSVAPLKPAQDARHLDNSQLSIEQSIDQVLNWWQEKQPFKPA, from the coding sequence ATGTTCTCGACGGCATTCCTCGATATTCCTGCGCTGGCCGGGGCTTCGGGCACCGTGCGGCTGCCGGGCTCCAAGAGCATTTCGAACCGCGTGCTGCTGCTGGCCGCGCTGGCCAGCGGAACCACCACCGTCCACGACCTGCTCGATTCCGACGACACCCGCGTGATGCTCGATGCGCTGCGCGCGCTTGGCTGCGGCATCGATGCGGCCGGCAGCACGCTGCGCATCACCGGCATCGGCGGCCAGCTGAAGTCCGGTGGCCCGTTGCTGCCGCTTTTTCTCGGCAACGCCGGCACTGCGATGCGTCCGCTGACCGCCGCGCTGTCGCTGCTCGGCGGCGATTTCGAGCTCAGCGGCGTGCCGCGCATGCACGAGCGGCCGATCGGCGACCTGGTCGATGCGCTGACCCAGCTCGGCTGCCGCATCGACTACCTGGGCAACCCTGGCTACCCGCCGCTGCGCATCCGGCCGGTCGATCACGGCGCGCTGGTGCTGGACGCCCCGATCCGGGTGCGCGGCGACGTCTCAAGCCAGTTCCTGACCGCGCTGCTGCTGGCACTGCCCCTCGCAGCCCGGAAGGACATCGTGATCGAAGTGGTCGGCGAGCTGATCTCCAAGCCCTACATCGAGATCACGCTCAACCTGCTGGCGCGCTTCGGCATTGCGGTGCGTCGCGAGGGCTGGGAGCGCTTCACCATCCCCGCGGGCAGCCGCTACAGCTCGCCGGGCGACATCCACGTCGAGGCCGACGCCTCGTCTGCCAGCTATTTCATAGCGCTCGGCGCCATTGCCACAGGCGCTTCCGGCCAGGCCAGCATCCGGATCGAAGGCGTGGGCGCCGATTCGATCCAGGGCGACATCCGCTTCATCGAGGCGGCGCGGCAAATGGGCGCGCAGGTCGACAGCGGGCCGAACTGGCTCGACGTGCGCCGCGGCGCCTGGCCACTCAAGGCCATCGACCTGGACGCCAACCACATCCCCGATGCCGCGATGACGCTGGCCGTGATGGCGCTCTATGCCGACGGCCCGAGCACCCTGCGCAACATCGCCAGCTGGCGCGTCAAGGAAACCGACCGCATCGACGCCATGGCCAACGAGCTCAGGAAGCTCGGCGCCACGGTCGAATCCGGCCCCGATTTCATCCGGGTGCATCCGCTGGAGCGCTCGGGCTGGCAGGCGGCAAGCATCCGCACCTACGACGACCATCGCGTGGCCATGTGCTTCTCGCTCGCGGCGTTCAACCCGGCGGGCTTGCCGGTGCGCATCCTGGAGCCGCACTGCGTTGCCAAAACCTTCCCGGACTATTTCGAAACGCTGTTCTCGGTGGCCGAGGCGCCCGAGGTGCCGGTGATCTGCATCGACGGCCCCACCGCCTCGGGCAAGGGCACGCTCGCAGCCGAGGTGGCGCGCCTGCTGGGCTACCACTACCTGGATTCGGGCTCGCTCTACCGCGTGACCGGCCTGGCCATGCGGCGCGCCGGGCTCGGCGCCGAGCCGCAGCACGAGACGCAGATCGCCGCCCTGGCGGCCGCCCTGCCCCTGCATTTCACCGAGGGCAAGGTGCTGCTGGCCGGCGAGGACGTGAGCGACGAGATCCGCACCGAAGCCGCCGGCATGGACGCCTCCCGCGTCTCCACGCTTCCCGCGGTGCGCGAGGCGCTTCTGGCGCTGCAGCAGCGCTTTCGGCAGCTCCCGGGCCTGGTGGCCGACGGCCGCGACATGGGCACCGTGATCTTCCCCGACGCGGCGCTCAAGGTCTTTCTCACGGCCAGCGCCGCCCAGAGGGCCGAACGCCGGCATAAGCAGTTGATTTCAAAGGGTATTTCAACTACACTTGACAGTCTTCGCTCCGACTTGGAAGCACGCGACGCCAGGGATTCGTCCCGCAGCGTCGCTCCCCTCAAGCCGGCGCAGGATGCCCGCCACCTCGACAACTCCCAGCTGTCCATCGAGCAATCGATCGACCAGGTGTTGAACTGGTGGCAGGAAAAGCAGCCGTTCAAGCCCGCTTGA
- the lapB gene encoding lipopolysaccharide assembly protein LapB yields MDFDPSWLLISLPVAFVLGWLASRFDIRQLKLENRQAPKAYFRGLNFLLNEQQDQAIDAFIEAVQNDPDTQELHFALGNLFRRRGEYQRAVRVHEHLLGRGDLSRSDRERAQHALAQDFLRAGLLDRAEAALQKLEGTRYENEARLSLLAIYERSREWAQAAAVAQKLDESDQASYSTRRAHHLCEQASEQVAAGDLAAAGRLLAEAVALAPQAPRPAIDSATLQLRNGDGAKAFDTLVALSDTAPLALPLYAAALQQAAVAAHREGEALALLQRHYDDSPSIDVLEALIALGGSPTSAIPAANGQPLAPRDGYIAHLAQQPSLVAASRWLAGERFEHEQFHPQVQRALDQATRPLMRYRCAACGFEAHQHFWHCPGCQAWDSYPPRRVEEL; encoded by the coding sequence ATGGACTTTGATCCCAGCTGGCTGCTGATCAGCCTGCCCGTCGCCTTCGTGCTGGGCTGGCTCGCCTCGCGCTTCGACATCCGGCAGCTCAAGCTCGAGAACCGGCAAGCCCCCAAGGCGTATTTCCGCGGCCTCAACTTTCTTCTCAACGAACAGCAGGACCAGGCCATCGATGCCTTCATCGAGGCCGTGCAGAACGATCCCGACACGCAGGAACTGCACTTCGCGCTGGGCAACCTGTTTCGCCGGCGCGGCGAATACCAGCGCGCGGTGCGCGTGCACGAACATCTGCTGGGGCGCGGCGACCTGAGCCGCAGCGATCGCGAACGCGCCCAGCACGCGCTGGCGCAGGATTTCCTGCGCGCCGGGCTGCTCGATCGTGCCGAGGCCGCGCTGCAAAAACTCGAGGGCACGCGCTACGAGAACGAGGCGCGGCTTTCGCTTCTGGCCATCTACGAGCGTTCGCGCGAATGGGCCCAGGCCGCCGCCGTGGCGCAGAAGCTCGACGAATCCGACCAGGCCAGCTACAGCACGCGCCGAGCCCATCACCTCTGCGAGCAAGCCTCCGAGCAGGTGGCGGCCGGCGACCTGGCCGCGGCCGGCCGGCTGCTTGCCGAGGCGGTCGCGCTGGCCCCGCAGGCGCCCCGCCCCGCCATCGACTCCGCCACGCTGCAACTGCGCAATGGCGACGGTGCCAAGGCCTTCGACACCCTTGTCGCCCTGAGCGACACCGCCCCGCTCGCCTTGCCGCTGTATGCCGCTGCGCTGCAGCAGGCCGCGGTCGCCGCCCATCGCGAGGGCGAGGCACTCGCGCTGCTGCAAAGGCACTATGACGATTCGCCCTCGATCGACGTGCTCGAAGCGCTGATCGCGCTCGGCGGCTCGCCGACCAGCGCGATTCCGGCCGCCAACGGCCAGCCGCTCGCTCCGCGCGACGGCTACATCGCACACCTCGCCCAGCAGCCCTCGCTGGTTGCCGCCTCGCGCTGGCTTGCCGGCGAGCGTTTCGAGCACGAGCAGTTCCACCCGCAGGTGCAGCGCGCCCTCGACCAGGCCACCCGGCCGCTGATGCGCTACCGCTGCGCCGCATGCGGCTTCGAGGCGCACCAGCATTTCTGGCATTGCCCCGGATGCCAGGCCTGGGACAGCTATCCGCCGCGGCGCGTCGAAGAGCTCTGA
- a CDS encoding ComEA family DNA-binding protein, producing the protein MVNAPPAGREAVNAPFPEPLNASRRLLPANCDLNKSGSLKIMLKKILAVMAMLLAAASFAAVDVNKGTAADLDGIKGVGPAMSKRILDARKEGEFKDWPDFMQRVKGVKEKKAGKLSAEGLTVNGKTFGGTAGEAVAAKAEKPAKAAAAKPAKP; encoded by the coding sequence ATGGTGAACGCGCCTCCCGCAGGGCGCGAGGCCGTCAACGCGCCTTTTCCTGAACCGTTGAACGCGAGCCGGCGCCTTCTGCCGGCGAACTGTGATCTCAACAAATCAGGGAGTTTGAAAATCATGCTGAAGAAAATCCTGGCCGTGATGGCCATGCTGTTGGCGGCTGCCTCGTTCGCCGCGGTCGATGTCAACAAGGGCACGGCGGCCGATCTCGATGGCATCAAGGGCGTCGGTCCTGCAATGTCCAAGCGCATCCTCGACGCACGCAAGGAAGGTGAGTTCAAGGATTGGCCCGACTTCATGCAACGCGTGAAAGGCGTGAAGGAAAAGAAGGCCGGGAAGCTGTCGGCCGAAGGACTCACGGTGAACGGCAAAACCTTCGGCGGCACCGCAGGCGAAGCAGTTGCCGCCAAGGCGGAAAAGCCCGCCAAGGCAGCCGCTGCCAAGCCGGCCAAGCCCTGA
- a CDS encoding TRAP transporter substrate-binding protein, whose amino-acid sequence MNHKFGIALAGLTLGAAAFAQTKWDLPTAYPATNFHTENITQFASDVEKGSGGKLKITVHANASLFKAPEIKRAVQGGQAQLGEILLVNYQNEWQMFGADGIPFLADSYDAAWKLYQAQKPVLEKKLAEQGIVLLYTVAWPPQGIFVKKEIASAADLKGVKWRAYSPATARIGELVGAQPVTVQQAELSQAMATGVIESYMSSGSTGYDTKTYEYIKNFYDTQAWLPKNAVLMNKKAFDALDKSTQDAVLKAAADAEKRGWELSKKKNLEYLDLLKKNGMTVHVPSAALKTDMKKVGDTMLKEWLEKAGPEGQAVVDAYKKM is encoded by the coding sequence ATGAATCACAAGTTCGGCATTGCCCTGGCGGGCCTCACCCTTGGCGCCGCAGCCTTCGCGCAGACCAAGTGGGACCTGCCCACCGCCTACCCGGCGACCAACTTCCACACCGAGAACATCACCCAGTTCGCGAGCGATGTCGAAAAGGGCAGTGGCGGCAAGCTCAAGATCACCGTGCACGCCAATGCGTCGCTGTTCAAGGCGCCCGAGATCAAGCGCGCGGTGCAAGGCGGACAGGCGCAGCTCGGCGAGATCCTGCTGGTCAACTACCAGAACGAATGGCAGATGTTCGGCGCCGATGGCATTCCCTTCCTCGCCGACAGCTATGACGCGGCCTGGAAGCTCTATCAGGCGCAGAAGCCCGTGCTCGAAAAGAAGCTGGCCGAGCAGGGCATCGTGCTGCTCTACACGGTGGCCTGGCCGCCGCAGGGCATCTTCGTGAAGAAGGAAATCGCTTCGGCCGCCGACCTCAAGGGCGTGAAGTGGCGCGCCTACAGTCCCGCCACCGCGCGCATCGGCGAACTGGTCGGTGCGCAGCCGGTGACGGTGCAGCAGGCCGAGCTGTCGCAGGCCATGGCCACGGGCGTGATCGAGTCGTACATGTCCTCCGGCTCCACTGGCTACGACACCAAGACCTACGAATACATCAAGAACTTCTACGACACGCAGGCCTGGCTGCCCAAGAACGCGGTGCTCATGAACAAGAAGGCCTTCGACGCGCTCGACAAGTCGACGCAGGACGCCGTGCTGAAGGCCGCCGCCGATGCCGAGAAGCGCGGCTGGGAGCTCTCGAAGAAGAAGAACCTCGAGTACCTGGACCTGCTCAAGAAGAATGGCATGACCGTGCATGTGCCTTCCGCGGCACTCAAGACCGACATGAAGAAGGTCGGCGACACCATGCTCAAGGAATGGCTCGAAAAGGCCGGCCCCGAGGGCCAGGCGGTGGTCGACGCATACAAGAAGATGTGA
- a CDS encoding integration host factor subunit beta, producing the protein MTRSDLVEELAARFAQLTHRDAEYAVKTILDAMSDALVRGHRIEIRGFGSFSVTRRPPRIGRNPRSGESVQIPEKRVPHFKPGKALREAVDAKTAELDAKGRKA; encoded by the coding sequence ATGACCCGCTCTGACCTCGTCGAAGAACTCGCAGCGCGCTTCGCGCAGCTGACGCACCGCGATGCCGAATACGCCGTCAAGACCATCCTGGACGCGATGAGCGACGCGCTGGTACGCGGGCACCGCATCGAGATCCGTGGCTTCGGCAGCTTCTCGGTCACCCGGCGTCCGCCGCGCATCGGCCGCAACCCGCGTTCGGGCGAGAGCGTTCAGATCCCCGAAAAGCGGGTGCCCCACTTCAAGCCAGGCAAGGCATTGCGCGAGGCCGTCGACGCCAAGACCGCCGAGCTCGACGCCAAGGGCCGCAAGGCCTGA
- a CDS encoding TRAP transporter large permease — protein sequence MSDIAVAGLLIAALFLILGSGVWIGLTLSGVAWIAMQIFSSRPAGDAMAVTIWGSASSWTLTALPLFIWMGEILFRTRLSQDMFKGLAPWMQSLPGRLLHTNVVGCAVFAAVSGSSAATCATIGKMSLPELKRRGYPDDMVIGTLAGAGTLGLLIPPSIIMIVYGVSADVSIARLFIAGVIPGILLALLFSGYIVFWSLRHPDRIPPADAKLPFIEKLKASMSLIPVALLILSVLGSIYAGIATATEAAAVGVVGAMIISGAQGSLNWHSFKEALLGATRLYCMMALILAGAAFLTLAMGYIGLPRHLAEWIGSLGLSKFQLIAMLAAFYIVLGCFLDGISMVVLTMGVIMPTVTAAGIDPIWFGIFIVLVVEMAQITPPVGFNLFVLQGMTGKDLLYIARVTLPMFFLMVAAVLIIYFVPQLVTWLPQQMAP from the coding sequence ATGAGTGACATCGCCGTTGCGGGCCTGCTGATCGCCGCGCTCTTCCTGATCCTGGGCAGCGGCGTGTGGATCGGCCTCACGCTCTCCGGCGTGGCGTGGATCGCCATGCAGATTTTCTCGTCGCGCCCCGCGGGCGATGCCATGGCCGTGACCATCTGGGGCTCGGCCTCGAGCTGGACGCTCACCGCGCTGCCGCTGTTCATCTGGATGGGCGAGATCCTGTTCCGCACGCGGCTCTCGCAGGACATGTTCAAGGGTCTCGCGCCCTGGATGCAAAGCCTGCCGGGCCGGCTGCTGCACACCAACGTGGTGGGCTGTGCCGTGTTCGCGGCGGTGTCGGGCTCGAGCGCGGCCACCTGCGCCACCATCGGCAAGATGAGCCTGCCCGAACTGAAGCGGCGCGGCTACCCGGACGACATGGTCATCGGTACGCTGGCCGGGGCCGGCACGCTGGGCCTCCTGATCCCGCCTTCGATCATCATGATCGTCTACGGCGTGAGTGCGGACGTGTCGATCGCCCGGCTGTTCATTGCAGGTGTGATCCCGGGCATCCTGCTTGCGCTGCTGTTCTCGGGCTACATCGTGTTCTGGTCGCTGCGCCACCCGGACCGCATTCCGCCGGCCGATGCGAAGCTGCCCTTCATCGAGAAGCTGAAGGCCTCGATGTCACTGATCCCGGTCGCGCTGCTGATCCTGTCGGTGCTCGGATCCATCTACGCGGGCATTGCCACCGCCACCGAAGCGGCCGCCGTGGGCGTAGTCGGTGCCATGATCATCTCGGGCGCGCAGGGCTCGCTGAACTGGCACAGCTTCAAGGAAGCGCTGCTGGGCGCCACGCGGCTCTACTGCATGATGGCGCTGATCCTCGCGGGCGCAGCCTTCCTCACGCTGGCCATGGGCTACATCGGCCTGCCGCGCCACCTGGCCGAATGGATCGGCTCGCTCGGCCTCTCGAAGTTCCAACTGATCGCGATGCTCGCAGCCTTCTACATCGTGTTGGGCTGCTTCCTGGATGGCATCTCGATGGTCGTTCTCACCATGGGTGTCATCATGCCGACGGTCACCGCTGCCGGCATCGACCCGATCTGGTTCGGCATCTTCATCGTGCTGGTGGTCGAGATGGCGCAGATCACGCCGCCCGTGGGCTTCAACCTGTTCGTGCTGCAGGGCATGACCGGGAAGGACCTGCTCTACATCGCCCGCGTCACGCTGCCGATGTTCTTCCTGATGGTGGCGGCCGTGCTCATCATCTACTTCGTGCCGCAACTGGTCACCTGGCTGCCGCAACAGATGGCGCCCTGA
- the crcB gene encoding fluoride efflux transporter CrcB: MLLPILAICMGASVGAVARWGLALWFGAGGFMPWGTLAANLIGGYLIGVAIASFHLLPDLDPAWRLALVTGFLGGLTTFSSFSAEVVTMLLEGRPGVALLTAAAHLGGSLFLTWLGIRSVQALAA; encoded by the coding sequence ATGCTGCTTCCGATTCTTGCCATCTGCATGGGTGCCTCCGTGGGCGCGGTGGCGCGCTGGGGCCTGGCGCTGTGGTTCGGCGCAGGCGGGTTCATGCCCTGGGGCACGCTGGCCGCCAACCTGATCGGCGGCTACCTCATCGGCGTGGCCATCGCCTCGTTCCATCTGCTGCCCGACCTCGATCCGGCCTGGCGGCTCGCGCTGGTCACGGGCTTTCTCGGCGGCCTGACGACCTTCTCGAGCTTCTCGGCCGAGGTCGTGACCATGCTTCTCGAAGGCCGGCCGGGCGTGGCACTGCTCACGGCAGCAGCCCACCTCGGCGGATCGCTGTTCCTGACCTGGCTGGGCATACGCAGCGTGCAGGCCCTGGCCGCCTGA
- a CDS encoding lipopolysaccharide assembly LapA domain-containing protein — protein sequence MKYLLWLLKAAIFFTLFAFALNNQHDATVYFFFGTHWRAPLVLVVLAAFAGGLVVGALGMLPGWWKHRAAAAQVPAARGDEAAAPASSTPAPAAPPPSISATDLPTVRQHGL from the coding sequence ATGAAATACCTCCTGTGGCTGCTCAAGGCAGCCATTTTTTTTACGCTTTTTGCTTTCGCGCTGAACAACCAGCACGACGCGACCGTCTATTTCTTCTTCGGCACGCATTGGCGCGCGCCCCTGGTGCTCGTCGTGCTCGCAGCTTTCGCCGGCGGCCTCGTGGTGGGCGCGCTCGGCATGCTGCCCGGATGGTGGAAGCACCGTGCGGCGGCGGCGCAGGTTCCGGCTGCGCGCGGCGACGAAGCCGCGGCGCCTGCGTCATCCACGCCTGCCCCGGCAGCGCCGCCGCCGTCCATTTCCGCCACCGACCTACCCACCGTACGCCAACATGGACTTTGA
- a CDS encoding TRAP transporter small permease, giving the protein MRKTLDFLYNSAAALAALFMFGLLVMVLLSIAGRQLHFNVPGIDAYAGYLMAGAGFLALAHTLKRGEHIRVTLVLQNLPPAAQRWLERWAMGAGALLAVLFAWYSARLVFQSHDFHDISTGNDATPLWLPQLSMAVGALVFAIAAFDEFVIEWRGRPAKPVETEALRHE; this is encoded by the coding sequence ATGCGAAAGACGCTTGATTTTCTCTACAACAGCGCCGCCGCCCTGGCGGCGCTTTTCATGTTCGGCCTGCTCGTGATGGTGCTGCTCTCCATCGCCGGGCGGCAGCTCCATTTCAATGTTCCGGGCATCGATGCCTATGCCGGCTACCTGATGGCCGGTGCCGGCTTCCTCGCGCTCGCTCACACGCTCAAGCGCGGCGAGCACATTCGCGTGACCCTGGTGCTGCAGAACCTGCCGCCCGCGGCGCAGCGCTGGCTCGAACGCTGGGCCATGGGCGCGGGAGCCCTGCTCGCGGTGCTGTTCGCCTGGTACAGCGCGCGGCTGGTGTTCCAGTCGCACGACTTCCACGACATCTCCACCGGCAACGACGCCACCCCCCTGTGGCTGCCGCAGCTCTCGATGGCCGTGGGTGCGCTGGTGTTCGCCATCGCAGCCTTCGACGAGTTCGTGATCGAGTGGCGGGGAAGACCAGCCAAGCCGGTCGAGACGGAGGCCTTGCGCCATGAGTGA